In the Ignavibacteriales bacterium genome, GTTCTTGCGCAAAAATATTTTCGCAAAGCAGGTGTTCCAAAACTTTTAAGTAGATTAGATGAAAAAGGAATCCCTGCATGGTTACAACCTTCGGTTGCAGATAAGAAACTAGATGAACTTCCCGAAAAAGAAAGATATGGATCAGAAACAGATTCAAGACAAGTTTTTTATCGTCTTGCAGGAACATGGACATATTGGGGATGGAAGGCAAAATATTTTGATAGCGAAGAAGATGCGAAAGCTTTTTACGATGAACATGTTTACATGTTGACAAATCAATTTGCCGCTCCTAACTCTCCGCAATGGTTCAACACTGGTTTACATTGGGCTTACGGTATTAATGGTCCGTCTCAAGGTCATTATTATGTAGATTACAAAACTGGTAAACTCACTTCTTCTGAAGACGCATATACACATCCTCAACCCCACGCATGTTTTATTCAATCGGTCAGAGACGATCTTGTTAATGAAGGCGGCATAATGGATTTGTGGGTTCGTGAAGCACGTTTATTTAAGTACGGTTCTGGTACCGGAACAAACTTTTCCGAACTCAGAGGAATAAATGAACCGTTAAGCGGAGGTGGAAAATCTTCGGGATTGATGTCATTCTTAAAAATTGGTGATCGCTCTGCCGGTGCAATTAAGTCCGGCGGTACAACTCGCCGTGCAGCTAAAATGGTTACTCTCGATATTGACCATCCTGATATTCAAGAATTTATTAATTGGAAAGTAGTTGAAGAACAGAAAGTTGCCGCCTTGGTAACAGGTTCAAAAATCTTAAATCAACACCTTAACAATATTATTAAAGCTTGTTATGATGAACATCCCGAGAATGACCGCTTCAGTAAAAAAACAAATTTGAGATTACGCAAAGCAATCATTGAAGCGCGTAAATTAAATGTTCCGGAAAATTATATTGATCGCGTAATTAAACTAGCAAAGCTTGGATTTAGATCTATTGAAATCCCGGTTTATAATGAAGATTGGAATTCAGAAGCATATACAACTGTATCGGGACAAAATTCAAATAATTCAGTCCGTGTGAATAATGGTTTTATGCAGGCAGTTTTAAACGATGATAATTGGAATTTGTATTGGAGAGTAGAAAAGAAAAAAGCAGAAAAAGATGGAAGAGAACCAAAACCTTGCAAAACACTTGGTGCAAAAGAACTTTGGGATGATATCGCTTATGCAGCATGGGCAAGTGCAGATCCTGGACTTCAGTTCGATACAACTATAAATGAATGGCACACATGTCCGGAAAGCGGATCAATTCGTGCATCTAATCCTTGCAGCGAATATATGTTCTTGGATGATACCGCATGTAATCTTGCATCTCTTAATCTTGTAAAATTTTATAATGATGACACACAAAAATTTGATATTGAAGCTTACCGTCATGCAACAAGATTGTGGACTGTTGTTCTTGAGATAAGTGTTTTGATGGCACAATATCCTTCAAAAGAAATCGCACAAAAAAGTTACGAGTTCAGAACACTTGGTCTTGGTTATGCAAACCTTGGTTCATTATTGATGAGACAAGGTATTCCTTATGATAGTAAAGAATCTTCTGCGATCTGCGGAGCGCTCACAGCAATTATGCACATGCGTGCTTATGCAACATCAGCAGAAATGTCAAAAGAGCTTGGCTCATTTCCGCGTTATCAAGAAAATTCAGAGGCTATGTTAAGAGTTATTCGGAATCACAAACGAGCTTCTCATAATGTTAAGAAAGATGAGTATGAAGGATTATCCATTTTGCCTGTTGGTATTAATCCGGAAAATTGTCCTTCAGATTTATTAAATGCTGCAAGAGAAGATTCTGATCTTGCTTTAGAGTTAGGAGAAAAGTACGGCTTCAGAAATGCACAAGTAACGGTAGTAGCTCCAACCGGAACAATCGGATTAGTTATGGATTGCGATACTACCGGAATCGAACCTGATTTTGCTCTCGTTAAATTTAAAAAACTTGCCGGCGGAGGTTATTTCAAAATAATTAATCAATCAATTCCTCCTTCTTTAAAGAGATTAGGTTATAATGAAGATCAAAGCCGTGAAATAATTAAGTATGCAAAAGGTTCCGGGACACTTATCGGATGTCCTCATATTAATCATGAATCGCTCAAGGCAAAAGGATTCAGCGATGATGTACTGAATAAGATTGAAACTATTTTACCTTCTGTATTTGAATTAAGTTTTGCATTCAATAAGTATACGCTTGGTGAAAAGTTTTTGAAAACTAATCTCAATATTACCGATGAACAAATGAACAATTTCAATTTTGATCTTCTTACAGAACTCGGATTTACAAAAGAAGAAATTGCATCGGCAAACGATTACGTTTGCGGAACAATGACTGTTGAAGGTTCGCCTTTCTTAAAACATGAACACTATCCTGTATTTGATTGTGCTAATAAATGCGGGAAAAAAGGAATACGCTTTATTAAAACCGATGCACATATTAATATGATGGCAGCTGCTCAGCCATTTATTTCCGGTGCAATATCCAAAACTATTAATCTTCCTAATAATGCTAGTATTGATGATATCAAATACGCTTACTTACAATCATGGAAACTTGGGACAAAAGCTAATGCACTTTATAGAGACGGTTCAAAACTTTCTCAACCTCTAAACAGCATGACCGATGAAGAAGTAGAAGACTTGATGGAGAAGAAAGAAGAAAATGATATTATCAAGATTGCCGAAAGAATTATTCACAGATATATTGCTAAGAGAAGAAGATTACCGGATAGAAGAACTGGCTACACGCAAAAAGTAAAAATTAACGGTCAAACCGTTTACATTAGAACAGGTGAATATGAAAACGGGCAGCTTGGCGAAGTATTTATAGACATGCACAAAGAGGGCGCTGCATTCAGAAGTTTATTGAACTGCTTTGCAATTTCGATTTCTCTCGGATTACAACACGGTGTTCCCCTTGACGAATTTATTGATGCTTTTGTCTTCACACGATTCGAACCAAGCGGAGTATTAACAGGTCACAGCAGAATAAAAATGGCTACATCTGTAATTGATTTTATCTTCAGAGAATTGGCCGTTACATATCTCGGCAGAAATGATCTTGCTCATGTTGATGAATCAGAGATAATTAAAAAAATAGATCACCACTCTGTTGTAGAACCGGATTTTGAAAGTGAAGAAATTGTTAGTGAAAGAATGATCGAATTAGATAATGCTAAAGATCTTGTGGATCGTTATCCAGGTGATACACCATCGGAACAAAAAGCTCATGCTATTACTCTTCATCAAAGTGTTATGAAAGCTCGGGAACGCGGTTACACTGGTGATATCTGTCCCGAATGCCAAAGTCTGACCATGGTTCGTAACGGTACTTGTTTGAAGTGTACAACTTGCGGTGCGACTACGGGATGTAGTTAAATTTACAATTATTATACGTTTCTACTTAACAAGAAAGGGGCTAAAGCTTAGCCCCTTTTTCATTATATTAGAATTGTTATTCGTTGACTTTTATAACTCAAAGGGATACATTTTCACCCTCATTTTTGAGCAATGATTGCAGAAAATCTTAAAAAAATTGAAGACGAGATTACAGAATCTTGCATTAAATGTAGTAGAAATCGTTCTGAAATAAGACTGATTGCGGTGAGTAAGACTCAGCCGATAGAAGTGATAAAAGAAGCTCTTAACGCTGGAATTAATGACTTAGGAGAAAATAAAGCTCAAGAACTTCGTGATAAATCGGAGCTGATAACAGGAGATTTTAACTGGCATTTTATCGGTCATCTTCAAACAAATAAAGTTAAATATGTTATTAAAGCGGCAGAATTTATTCATGCTGTAGATTCGATAAAGTTAGCGGAAGAGATAAATAGAAAATCAAAAGAGATAAATAAAAATCAGAAAGTTCTTCTTGAAATTAAAACTTCTGATGAAGCAACAAAATTTGGATTTGCAAACGAAAAAGAAATTTTTGAAGTAGCTCAGTTTTGTAAGAACAGTTCTAATTTGAATTTAGTTGGTTTGATGACTATGGCGCCGTTTACCGATGATGAGAGTGTGATCAGAAATTGTTTTATTCAATTGCGCAGACTAAAAGAGAAACTAAATAAAAATGGATTTGCTCTTTCTGAACTTTCTATGGGAATGACAAACGATTACACAATTGCAATTGAAGAAGGAGCTACCATGTTGAGAATTGGAACTGCAATTTTTGGTGATAGAATTTATAAATAACGCGGGAATAAAATGAAATTCACCCCGTTTGGAATAAAAAATCAAGAGTTCAACAAAAGCGTCCGCGGTTACGACCGTGACGAGGTAAATAATTTCCTTGAACGGTTATCGGATGAATTTGAACAGCTGCAAAATGAAAATGAAAAACTGAAGAATGAACTCGATCACCAGGAAGAACAATTAAAAGAGTTCAAAAGAATTGAAAAAAATCTTCAGCAAGCAATGTTGAATCAAACAGAATCAACATCTAAAACTGTAGATTCTGCAAAGAAACAAACTGCTCTGATGGTAAAAGAAGCGGAACTCAAATCCGCACAAATAATTGAAAAAGCAAAAGAGAGTGCTAATTCTGTGCGCGATTCTGTTTTGAAACTCCGCGAAGAAAGAAAATTATTAATTGCCCGTATCAAAGCATTGATTGATTCTCAATCAAGTTTACTTGAGATGAATGTTCAGAACATAGATACACGTCCTAAGAAAAAAGAAATTGCTAAAGAACAGACAAATCAAGAAGAACAAAGCGATATAAATGTTGATGATATTTTGGAGAAACTTTTATGAGCACTCTTACTGAAATGATTAATGAAACATTAGAAGTCATCAGAAAGAAGACAGATAAAAATTATGAAGTTGGAATTATACTTGGTACCGGACTCGGCGGATTAGTTAAAGATATTTCTGTTGAACATGAAATTGATTATTCCGATTTACCGCATTTTCCCCTTTCTACTGTTGAATCACATCAAGGTAAATTAATCTTTGGAAAGATCGGCGGCAAGAATGTTGTTGCGATGCAAGGTAGATTTCATTTCTACGAAGGATACACGATGCAGCAAATTACGTATCCTGTACGTGTTATGAAATTTCTTGGTGTTAAAAATTTATTAGTCTCAAATGCTTGCGGAGGAATGAACCCGATCTACCAACGCGGAGATATTATGCTGATGATTGATCATATTAATCTGCTGGGTGATAATCCGCTAGTCGGAAAAAATGAAAATGATTTAGGTCCGCGTTTTCCAGATATGAGCGAACCGTATAATTTAGAGTTGATAAAGTTGGCTGAACAAGTTGCGCTTGAAAATAAAGTTAAAGTTCAGAAAGGTGTTTATGTTGCCGTGCCGGGACCAAACCTTGAGACAAAAGCCGAATATAGATTTTTACGTGCTATTGGAGCCGATGTTGTTGGAATGTCAACCATTCCGGAAAATATAGTAGCTAATCATATGGGCATGAAAGTTCTTGGTTTAAGTATTATAACTGATGAATGTTTTCCGGATGCTTTAAAACCGGCAAAGGTTGAAGAAATTATAGCAGCGGCTATGGCTGCTGAACCAAAGATGACTTTGATAATGAAAGAGGTTATAAAAAAACTGTGATAGAGAAAAAACCAATTTATTATGCCACACCGGGATTGCTTGCAGTTATTATTTTTGCATCCAACTTTTTAAGCACAGATCTATTTAAAGCCGGCTATCAGAATTTTTCCGTCTGGTTTGTTCTTTCTGTTTTTTCATTTGCATGCGGCTGGTTGATAAATAAAACGCTTGGTTACAATCATGGCGGGAAAGTTGTATTTGCAGTTATAGTTGCCTCGGTGTTTGTGAGTATTTTACTCGTATCAATATTTAGCGAGTATTTTGGAATGAGTAATCTTCTTGTTGAGAACATGATCTTATATGTTCTTCGAAATATAATGCTTGGAGCTATTGCATTTTTTGGTATGGCTCTGTCGGAAGTAATACTTCTGCAGAAAGAAGGGGACAAGGGAAAATCAAAAGAAGATGATACAAAAAAAATATTAATTGCCGCTCAACGTGAAGCTCAGATAATAGTTGAAGAATCAAAATTGAAAGCAGATAAATTGCTTTATCACGCTCAACAAAGTGTTGATGATATGGTTGAGAGAAAAACTCAAATTGAAAGAAGACTGAAAGAATTTCTTTCTGCCGAGAAAGAATTAATAAAGAAATACGAATCAGAAGAAGAGTAAACGCCCAACCCAACCTTCTCCAAGAGTAGGCATTTTATAAATGGGATATAGATAAATTTTTAAATTCATTTTTAGAGTTAATAAATGTTCAAACGGTTTGATGAAAAAATAAACTATCCAAAGATCGAAGAAGAAGTACTTAAGTTTTGGCAAGAGAACCAGATTTTTGAAAAAAGTATTTCATCACGTCCTAAATCAAAACCATTTACTTTTTATGAAGGACCTCCAACTGTAAACGGCAAACCGGGGATTCATCACGTAATGGCAAGAGCCTTAAAAGATTTAGTCTGCCGTTATAAAACTTTGAAAGGATATCAAGTTCATCGTAAAGCAGGATGGGATACACACGGCCTTCCAATTGAAATTGCCCTAGAAAAAGAACTCAACTTCACTCAGAAATCAGATATAGAAAAATATGGTGTTGCCGCATTCAATCAGAAAGCAAAAGATCTTGTATATCAACATATTGAAATGAAAGAAGGCTGGCGTACATTAACCGAACGGATGGGTTACTGGGTTAATCTCAACGATCCGTATATCACTTGTACAAATGAATATATTGAATCCGTATGGTGGGCGCTTTCGGAATATTTTAAGAAGGGATTAATCTATAAAGGATTTAAAATCGTTCCTCAATGCCCTCATTG is a window encoding:
- a CDS encoding YggS family pyridoxal phosphate-dependent enzyme, whose product is MIAENLKKIEDEITESCIKCSRNRSEIRLIAVSKTQPIEVIKEALNAGINDLGENKAQELRDKSELITGDFNWHFIGHLQTNKVKYVIKAAEFIHAVDSIKLAEEINRKSKEINKNQKVLLEIKTSDEATKFGFANEKEIFEVAQFCKNSSNLNLVGLMTMAPFTDDESVIRNCFIQLRRLKEKLNKNGFALSELSMGMTNDYTIAIEEGATMLRIGTAIFGDRIYK
- a CDS encoding purine-nucleoside phosphorylase → MSTLTEMINETLEVIRKKTDKNYEVGIILGTGLGGLVKDISVEHEIDYSDLPHFPLSTVESHQGKLIFGKIGGKNVVAMQGRFHFYEGYTMQQITYPVRVMKFLGVKNLLVSNACGGMNPIYQRGDIMLMIDHINLLGDNPLVGKNENDLGPRFPDMSEPYNLELIKLAEQVALENKVKVQKGVYVAVPGPNLETKAEYRFLRAIGADVVGMSTIPENIVANHMGMKVLGLSIITDECFPDALKPAKVEEIIAAAMAAEPKMTLIMKEVIKKL
- a CDS encoding DivIVA domain-containing protein, giving the protein MKFTPFGIKNQEFNKSVRGYDRDEVNNFLERLSDEFEQLQNENEKLKNELDHQEEQLKEFKRIEKNLQQAMLNQTESTSKTVDSAKKQTALMVKEAELKSAQIIEKAKESANSVRDSVLKLREERKLLIARIKALIDSQSSLLEMNVQNIDTRPKKKEIAKEQTNQEEQSDINVDDILEKLL
- a CDS encoding vitamin B12-dependent ribonucleotide reductase; its protein translation is MKINRLFTNVGKDPLESIEFVKRTSEIKNPDGSIVFRMEDVFVPKEWSQVATDVLAQKYFRKAGVPKLLSRLDEKGIPAWLQPSVADKKLDELPEKERYGSETDSRQVFYRLAGTWTYWGWKAKYFDSEEDAKAFYDEHVYMLTNQFAAPNSPQWFNTGLHWAYGINGPSQGHYYVDYKTGKLTSSEDAYTHPQPHACFIQSVRDDLVNEGGIMDLWVREARLFKYGSGTGTNFSELRGINEPLSGGGKSSGLMSFLKIGDRSAGAIKSGGTTRRAAKMVTLDIDHPDIQEFINWKVVEEQKVAALVTGSKILNQHLNNIIKACYDEHPENDRFSKKTNLRLRKAIIEARKLNVPENYIDRVIKLAKLGFRSIEIPVYNEDWNSEAYTTVSGQNSNNSVRVNNGFMQAVLNDDNWNLYWRVEKKKAEKDGREPKPCKTLGAKELWDDIAYAAWASADPGLQFDTTINEWHTCPESGSIRASNPCSEYMFLDDTACNLASLNLVKFYNDDTQKFDIEAYRHATRLWTVVLEISVLMAQYPSKEIAQKSYEFRTLGLGYANLGSLLMRQGIPYDSKESSAICGALTAIMHMRAYATSAEMSKELGSFPRYQENSEAMLRVIRNHKRASHNVKKDEYEGLSILPVGINPENCPSDLLNAAREDSDLALELGEKYGFRNAQVTVVAPTGTIGLVMDCDTTGIEPDFALVKFKKLAGGGYFKIINQSIPPSLKRLGYNEDQSREIIKYAKGSGTLIGCPHINHESLKAKGFSDDVLNKIETILPSVFELSFAFNKYTLGEKFLKTNLNITDEQMNNFNFDLLTELGFTKEEIASANDYVCGTMTVEGSPFLKHEHYPVFDCANKCGKKGIRFIKTDAHINMMAAAQPFISGAISKTINLPNNASIDDIKYAYLQSWKLGTKANALYRDGSKLSQPLNSMTDEEVEDLMEKKEENDIIKIAERIIHRYIAKRRRLPDRRTGYTQKVKINGQTVYIRTGEYENGQLGEVFIDMHKEGAAFRSLLNCFAISISLGLQHGVPLDEFIDAFVFTRFEPSGVLTGHSRIKMATSVIDFIFRELAVTYLGRNDLAHVDESEIIKKIDHHSVVEPDFESEEIVSERMIELDNAKDLVDRYPGDTPSEQKAHAITLHQSVMKARERGYTGDICPECQSLTMVRNGTCLKCTTCGATTGCS